Proteins found in one Methylobacterium sp. CB376 genomic segment:
- a CDS encoding O-linked N-acetylglucosamine transferase, SPINDLY family protein, with protein MAQTISLAQQAVAAHQSGNLAQAETLYRAFLTREPNHPVALHLLGTLLHARGRTGAGLPFLERAAALLPLDAEVHNNLGVALNHLGRFAEAARALDRAVSLVPDDAAAQSNLGAAYRGLHRFAEARGCFARALALRPDAGVASNLGLALLDLGEGEEAAACFRRATELDPAFAQAHVHLASTLLALGRLPEALASIEAATALDPAHGYAVALRAHLRQALCDWRGFAADREALSARAGPWRADEPPPPFTVLALTDDPEAQLRRARAHAGRFAAERLRAPPGPRGERVRVAYLSPDFRQHPVAVLMADVLACHDRARFEVHAVSFGPDDGSALRARIRDGAEHFLDVRGSADAEVAALLRARGIDVAVDLAGFTTHSRPGILAPRPARIQVNYLGYPGSTGADWIDYAIGDAFVAPEALQGAFSEAIVRLPGAFQANGARPAPPASPPRRAAHGLPAEGLVFGAFSASYKLTPDLFAAWMRLLRAVPGSVLWLVADHAPTRDNLRREAGRHGVDPDRLVLAGRAPYETYLDRLRHIDLFLDTFPYNAGTTASDALWMGVPLLTLAGRAYASRMAGSLLTALGLPDLVAASLDAYERQALRLADPERLADLRGRLAARRHGAGRIFDAPAFARRLEAAFRQMVARADRGLRPAPFAVPEPGPGQSDRG; from the coding sequence ATGGCTCAGACGATCTCCCTCGCCCAGCAGGCCGTCGCGGCGCATCAGAGCGGGAACCTCGCGCAGGCCGAGACGCTCTACCGCGCCTTCCTGACGCGCGAGCCGAATCACCCGGTCGCCCTGCACCTCCTCGGCACCCTCCTGCACGCCCGCGGCCGCACCGGGGCCGGCCTGCCCTTCCTGGAGAGGGCGGCGGCGCTGCTGCCCCTCGACGCCGAGGTCCACAACAATCTCGGCGTCGCCCTCAACCATCTCGGGCGCTTCGCCGAGGCGGCGCGCGCGCTCGACCGGGCGGTGAGCCTCGTCCCGGACGATGCCGCCGCGCAGAGCAATCTCGGGGCGGCCTATCGCGGCCTGCACCGCTTCGCCGAGGCGCGGGGGTGCTTCGCGCGGGCCCTCGCGCTGCGGCCCGACGCGGGCGTGGCGAGCAATCTCGGCCTCGCGCTCCTCGACCTCGGCGAGGGCGAGGAGGCGGCCGCCTGCTTCCGCCGCGCGACGGAGCTCGACCCGGCCTTCGCGCAGGCACACGTGCACCTCGCCAGCACCCTCCTGGCGCTCGGCCGCCTGCCCGAGGCCCTGGCCAGCATCGAGGCGGCCACGGCCCTCGATCCGGCGCACGGCTACGCCGTCGCCCTGCGCGCGCACCTGCGCCAGGCCCTCTGCGACTGGCGCGGCTTCGCGGCGGACCGGGAGGCCCTGTCCGCCAGGGCGGGGCCGTGGCGGGCGGACGAGCCGCCCCCGCCCTTCACGGTCCTGGCGCTCACGGACGATCCCGAGGCGCAGCTCCGGCGCGCCCGCGCCCATGCCGGGCGCTTCGCCGCCGAGCGGCTGCGGGCCCCGCCCGGCCCGCGCGGGGAGCGGGTCAGGGTCGCCTACCTGTCCCCGGATTTCCGCCAGCACCCGGTCGCGGTGCTGATGGCCGACGTCCTCGCCTGCCACGACCGGGCGCGGTTCGAGGTGCACGCCGTCTCCTTCGGGCCCGACGACGGCTCGGCCCTGCGCGCCCGCATCCGCGACGGGGCGGAGCATTTCCTGGACGTGCGGGGCTCGGCCGATGCCGAGGTCGCGGCCCTGCTGCGGGCGCGCGGGATCGACGTCGCGGTCGATCTCGCGGGCTTCACCACCCACAGCCGGCCCGGGATCCTGGCTCCCCGCCCGGCCCGGATCCAGGTGAACTACCTCGGCTATCCGGGCAGCACCGGGGCGGACTGGATCGACTACGCGATCGGCGACGCGTTCGTGGCGCCGGAGGCGCTCCAGGGCGCCTTCTCGGAGGCGATCGTGCGGCTGCCGGGGGCGTTCCAGGCGAACGGCGCCCGCCCGGCCCCGCCCGCCTCGCCGCCCCGCCGCGCCGCCCACGGGCTGCCGGCGGAGGGCTTGGTATTCGGCGCGTTCAGCGCCTCCTACAAGCTCACGCCGGACCTGTTCGCGGCCTGGATGCGGCTGCTGCGGGCCGTGCCGGGCAGCGTGCTGTGGCTGGTCGCCGACCACGCCCCGACGCGGGACAATCTGCGGCGCGAGGCGGGCCGGCACGGGGTGGATCCGGACCGGCTCGTCCTCGCGGGCCGGGCCCCCTACGAGACCTATCTCGACCGGCTGCGGCACATCGACCTGTTCCTCGACACCTTCCCGTACAATGCCGGCACGACGGCGAGCGACGCGCTCTGGATGGGCGTGCCGCTCCTCACCCTGGCGGGGCGCGCCTATGCGAGCCGCATGGCCGGAAGCCTGCTGACCGCGCTCGGCCTGCCCGACCTCGTCGCCGCGAGCCTCGACGCCTACGAGCGGCAGGCCCTGCGCCTCGCGGACCCGGAGCGTCTGGCGGACCTGCGCGGCCGGCTGGCCGCGCGGCGGCACGGGGCGGGCCGGATCTTCGATGCGCCCGCCTTCGCGCGGCGGCTGGAGGCGGCGTTCCGGCAGATGGTGGCGCGGGCCGATCGCGGGCTGAGGCCGGCCCCCTTCGCGGTGCCGGAGCCCGGTCCGGGGCAGTCCGACCGGGGATGA
- a CDS encoding carboxymuconolactone decarboxylase family protein produces the protein MRLPPIPPSDLTAEQRPLYDDMRHGIETSFKGFTAIREDGALIGPWAPWLRFPRFGGPVWELVKALSAAPTLPRTVREVAILVTGTHFHSGYELYAHILVAELRGLSDDTIATICAGQRPPDLGRAEAIAYDVASALVTGRLLPKLNYEQARAEFGEDGLAELINLVGLYCCVSVTLNGFDVPVPD, from the coding sequence ATGCGCCTGCCCCCCATCCCGCCCTCCGACCTCACGGCGGAGCAGCGCCCCCTGTACGACGACATGCGTCACGGCATCGAGACGAGCTTCAAGGGCTTCACGGCGATCCGGGAGGACGGCGCCCTGATCGGACCCTGGGCCCCGTGGCTGCGTTTCCCGCGCTTCGGCGGGCCGGTCTGGGAACTGGTGAAGGCACTGTCGGCGGCGCCGACCCTGCCCAGGACCGTGCGCGAGGTGGCGATCCTGGTCACCGGCACGCATTTCCACTCGGGCTACGAACTCTACGCGCACATCCTGGTGGCGGAGCTGCGGGGCCTGTCCGACGACACGATCGCGACGATCTGCGCCGGCCAGCGCCCGCCCGATCTCGGCCGGGCGGAGGCGATCGCCTACGACGTGGCCTCCGCCCTGGTGACGGGGCGCCTGCTGCCGAAGCTCAACTACGAGCAGGCCAGGGCCGAGTTCGGCGAGGACGGGCTCGCCGAGCTCATCAACCTGGTCGGCCTCTATTGCTGCGTGTCGGTCACCCTCAACGGGTTCGACGTTCCGGTGCCCGACTAG
- a CDS encoding DUF2891 domain-containing protein yields MQTGLTPDRASRFAALTLGHVTREYPYLPGLVLTGPQDARPPAALHPIFHGSFDWHSCVHGYWLLARLLAREPAAPWAESVRTLFDHSLVPAKVAGECATLSAPAAARFERPYGWAWLLKLAEALARLPEPRWAEALAPLTALIAARIREILPVSPYPVRVGTHFNTAFALRLAADYAEGAGDSALTGRLLAMAWAWYGADAACPAWGEPSGDDFLSSALIEAECMRRLLPPERFLPWFARFLPDLAAGQPETLFRPATVADRGDGKIAHLDGLNLSRAWCLRALARALPQDDPRVPPMRAAAEAHLAASLPHLADHYMGAHWLASFAVLALEA; encoded by the coding sequence ATGCAGACAGGCCTGACCCCGGACCGCGCGTCCCGCTTCGCGGCGCTCACGCTCGGCCACGTCACCCGCGAATACCCCTACCTTCCGGGCCTCGTGCTGACCGGGCCGCAGGATGCGCGCCCGCCCGCCGCCCTGCACCCGATCTTCCACGGCAGCTTCGACTGGCATTCCTGCGTCCACGGCTACTGGCTGCTCGCCCGCCTGCTGGCGCGCGAACCGGCCGCGCCCTGGGCCGAGTCCGTGCGCACCCTGTTCGACCACTCCCTGGTGCCCGCGAAGGTCGCCGGGGAATGCGCCACCCTCTCGGCGCCCGCCGCCGCGCGCTTCGAGCGCCCCTACGGCTGGGCGTGGCTCCTGAAGCTCGCCGAGGCCCTCGCGCGCCTGCCGGAGCCGCGCTGGGCCGAGGCCCTCGCGCCGCTGACCGCGCTCATCGCGGCGCGCATCCGCGAGATCCTGCCGGTCTCGCCCTATCCGGTCCGGGTCGGGACCCACTTCAACACCGCCTTCGCCCTGCGCCTCGCGGCGGATTACGCCGAGGGCGCGGGCGATTCCGCCCTGACCGGCCGGCTCCTGGCGATGGCCTGGGCGTGGTACGGCGCCGACGCGGCGTGCCCCGCCTGGGGCGAACCGAGCGGGGACGACTTCCTCTCCTCCGCCCTGATCGAGGCCGAGTGCATGCGGCGCCTGCTGCCGCCGGAGCGCTTCCTGCCGTGGTTCGCCCGCTTCCTGCCGGACCTCGCCGCCGGGCAGCCGGAGACCCTGTTCCGGCCCGCCACGGTGGCCGACCGCGGCGACGGCAAGATCGCGCATCTCGACGGGCTCAACCTGAGCCGGGCGTGGTGCCTGCGTGCCCTGGCGCGGGCCCTGCCGCAAGACGATCCCCGCGTGCCGCCGATGCGGGCGGCCGCCGAGGCGCACCTGGCCGCGAGCCTGCCGCACCTCGCCGACCACTACATGGGCGCGCATTGGCTCGCGAGCTTCGCCGTGCTGGCGCTGGAGGCGTGA
- a CDS encoding ABC-F family ATP-binding cassette domain-containing protein: MAAPPLLTLQDVALTFGGTPLIVQADLAIAPGERACLVGRNGSGKSTLLRIAAGLLEPDRGVRFLQPGTTVRYLAQEPDFSGFPSTLAFVEAGLGPGDEPYRARYLLESLGLTGEEDPARLSGGEARRAALAQAMAPEPDILLLDEPTNHLDLPAIEWLEAELRAVRSALVLISHDRRFLENLSRATVWLDRGVTRRIEQGFSAFEAWRDAFFEEEERDRHKLDRKIAAEEDWLRYGVTARRKRNVKRLAGLHDLRRQRREHRGPVGTVSMASAEAEASGTLVVEAVRAGKSYDGRAVVRDLSLRIHRGDRLGIVGPNGAGKTTLVNLLTGRLAPDEGNVRVGANVTLNLLDQRRAALDPERSVAEVLTGGGSDSVAVGGQTRHVIGYMKDFLFAPEQARTPVGVLSGGERNRLLLARALATPANLLVLDEPTNDLDLETLDLLQEMLTDFSGTLILVSHDRDFLDRVVGEVLVAEAEGRWSLYAGGYSDMVAQRGRGVEARPAEPRPAPAPKDPAPAAARKSEPARRRLGFNEQHELKTLPKRIAALEAAAVKLRAALADPTLYARDPARFETISRGLATAESDLAAAEERWLALEMLREELEG, translated from the coding sequence ATGGCCGCTCCCCCGCTCCTCACCCTCCAGGACGTCGCCCTCACCTTCGGAGGCACCCCGCTCATCGTGCAGGCGGACCTCGCCATCGCGCCGGGCGAGCGGGCCTGCCTCGTCGGCCGCAACGGCTCGGGCAAGTCCACGCTGCTGCGCATCGCCGCGGGCCTGCTGGAGCCGGATCGCGGCGTGCGCTTCCTGCAGCCCGGCACCACGGTGCGCTACCTCGCCCAGGAGCCCGACTTCTCGGGCTTCCCCTCGACGCTCGCCTTCGTGGAGGCGGGGCTCGGCCCCGGCGACGAACCCTACCGCGCCCGCTACCTCCTGGAGAGCCTCGGCCTCACCGGCGAGGAGGATCCGGCCCGGCTCTCCGGCGGCGAGGCGCGCCGGGCGGCCCTCGCCCAGGCGATGGCGCCCGAGCCCGACATCCTGCTCCTCGACGAGCCGACGAACCACCTCGACCTGCCGGCGATCGAGTGGCTTGAGGCGGAGCTGAGGGCGGTGCGCTCGGCGCTGGTCCTGATCAGCCACGACCGCCGCTTCCTCGAGAACCTGTCGCGGGCGACGGTCTGGCTCGACCGGGGCGTGACGCGCCGGATCGAGCAGGGCTTCTCGGCCTTCGAGGCGTGGCGCGACGCCTTCTTCGAGGAGGAGGAGCGCGACCGCCACAAGCTCGACCGCAAGATCGCCGCCGAGGAGGATTGGCTGCGCTACGGCGTCACCGCCCGGCGCAAGCGCAACGTCAAGCGCCTCGCCGGCCTCCACGACCTGCGCCGGCAGCGTAGGGAGCATCGCGGGCCGGTGGGCACGGTCAGCATGGCCTCCGCCGAGGCCGAGGCCTCCGGCACCCTGGTGGTCGAGGCCGTGAGGGCCGGCAAGAGCTACGACGGGCGCGCCGTCGTGCGCGACCTCTCGCTGCGGATCCACCGGGGTGACCGGCTCGGGATCGTCGGCCCCAACGGCGCCGGCAAGACGACCCTGGTCAACCTCCTCACCGGCCGCCTCGCCCCCGACGAGGGGAACGTGCGGGTCGGGGCGAACGTCACCCTCAACCTCCTCGACCAGCGCCGCGCCGCCCTCGATCCGGAGCGGAGCGTCGCCGAGGTGCTCACCGGCGGGGGCAGCGACTCCGTCGCGGTGGGCGGGCAGACCCGCCACGTCATCGGCTACATGAAGGACTTCCTGTTCGCGCCCGAGCAGGCCCGCACCCCCGTCGGCGTCCTCTCGGGCGGCGAGCGCAACCGGCTGCTCCTCGCCCGGGCGCTGGCCACGCCGGCCAACCTGCTGGTCCTCGACGAGCCGACCAACGACCTCGACCTCGAGACCCTGGACCTGCTGCAGGAGATGCTCACCGACTTCTCCGGCACCCTGATCCTGGTGAGCCACGACCGCGACTTCCTCGACCGGGTCGTCGGGGAGGTGCTGGTCGCGGAGGCAGAGGGGCGCTGGAGCCTCTACGCGGGCGGCTACTCGGACATGGTGGCCCAGCGGGGGAGGGGGGTCGAGGCCCGCCCGGCCGAGCCGCGGCCGGCCCCGGCCCCGAAGGACCCGGCGCCGGCCGCGGCCCGGAAATCCGAGCCGGCCCGCCGCCGCCTCGGCTTCAACGAGCAGCACGAGCTCAAGACCCTGCCCAAGCGCATCGCGGCCCTGGAGGCGGCCGCGGTCAAGCTGCGCGCGGCCCTCGCCGACCCGACCCTCTACGCCCGGGACCCTGCCCGATTCGAGACGATCTCCCGCGGGCTCGCCACGGCCGAGTCGGACCTCGCCGCGGCCGAGGAGCGCTGGCTCGCCCTCGAGATGCTGCGCGAGGAGCTGGAGGGCTGA
- a CDS encoding polyhydroxyalkanoic acid system family protein has product MAKPLVVVIPHQLGLAEAHRRLDSGIGEAKAMLQKAGLSMAEASWEGERLSFAVGALNQKVDGHIDVAADTVRVEVNLPLILSVFAGAVQKVIDQNGTKLLTKK; this is encoded by the coding sequence ATGGCAAAACCTCTGGTTGTGGTGATACCGCATCAGCTCGGCCTGGCGGAGGCGCACCGGCGCCTGGACAGCGGCATCGGCGAGGCGAAGGCGATGCTCCAGAAGGCGGGCCTCAGCATGGCCGAGGCGAGCTGGGAGGGGGAGCGCCTCTCCTTCGCGGTCGGCGCCCTGAACCAGAAGGTGGACGGGCACATCGACGTGGCGGCGGACACCGTGCGGGTCGAGGTGAACCTGCCGCTGATCCTGTCGGTCTTCGCCGGCGCGGTGCAGAAGGTGATCGACCAGAACGGCACCAAGCTCCTCACCAAGAAGTAG
- a CDS encoding response regulator: protein MTQESGPPADVLIVEDDRLMRTLMGEILARAGIRAAEAGDADSAVRMLGEGPGPRVLVTDPGMSGGAPFAGAAQRRWPGLRVVMTSGSWAEAEPLPTAFRLLPKPFRPSVFLREVGALLPPRPEA from the coding sequence ATGACGCAAGAGAGTGGGCCGCCCGCGGACGTCCTGATCGTCGAGGACGACCGGTTGATGCGCACCCTGATGGGCGAGATCCTGGCGCGGGCCGGGATCCGGGCCGCCGAGGCGGGGGACGCGGATTCCGCCGTGCGGATGCTCGGCGAGGGGCCGGGACCCCGAGTCCTGGTGACCGATCCCGGGATGAGCGGCGGCGCCCCCTTCGCGGGGGCCGCGCAACGGCGCTGGCCGGGCCTGCGGGTGGTGATGACCTCGGGCTCCTGGGCGGAGGCCGAGCCGCTGCCGACCGCCTTCCGGCTGCTGCCCAAGCCCTTCCGGCCCTCCGTCTTCCTGCGCGAGGTCGGGGCGCTGCTCCCGCCGCGCCCCGAGGCGTGA
- a CDS encoding site-specific DNA-methyltransferase → MASPRTAVAGAAARKQVSRTGRAASAPRMGLVPSAPRLPLDEVIQGDCLAALDALPPSSVDLVFADPPYNLQLGEAALLRPDQSAVDAVDDDWDQFASFEAYDAFTRQWLQACRRVMKPNATLWVIGSYHNIFRVGSALQDLGFWILNDIVWRKANPMPNFRGKRFTNAHETLIWASRSAQKGYTFHYESLKGGNDDLQMRSDWFLPLCTGEERLKGEDGRKLHPTQKPEALLARTILSASNPGDVVLDPFFGTGTTGAVAKRLGRRFIGIERESAYAAAARARIAAVEPLSTAALLTAPAKRAEPRVPFLNLIEAGLIAPGSQLTDERRRFRALVRPDGTLSVGPACGSIHKIGALVQGLPACNGWTFWHTERGGRLVVIDALRAQIRAGLETAA, encoded by the coding sequence ATGGCTTCCCCGCGTACCGCGGTCGCCGGCGCCGCCGCCCGGAAACAAGTCTCGCGTACCGGGCGTGCTGCGTCGGCGCCGCGGATGGGTCTCGTCCCGTCCGCCCCGCGTCTTCCCCTCGACGAAGTGATCCAGGGCGACTGCCTCGCCGCCCTCGACGCGCTGCCGCCATCGAGCGTGGACCTCGTCTTCGCCGATCCGCCCTACAACCTCCAATTGGGTGAAGCGGCCCTGCTTCGCCCCGACCAGAGCGCCGTCGACGCGGTCGACGACGACTGGGATCAGTTCGCCAGCTTCGAGGCCTACGACGCCTTCACCCGCCAGTGGCTGCAGGCCTGCCGCCGGGTGATGAAGCCGAACGCGACCCTCTGGGTGATCGGCTCGTACCACAACATCTTCCGGGTCGGGAGCGCGCTGCAGGATCTTGGTTTCTGGATCCTGAACGACATCGTCTGGCGCAAGGCCAATCCGATGCCGAACTTCCGCGGCAAGCGCTTCACCAACGCCCACGAGACCCTGATCTGGGCCTCCCGCAGCGCGCAGAAGGGCTACACCTTCCACTACGAGTCCCTGAAGGGGGGCAACGACGACCTGCAGATGCGCTCGGACTGGTTCCTGCCGCTCTGCACCGGCGAGGAGCGGCTCAAGGGCGAGGACGGCCGCAAGCTGCACCCGACCCAGAAGCCCGAGGCGCTCCTCGCCCGCACCATCCTGTCGGCCTCGAACCCGGGCGACGTGGTGCTGGATCCCTTCTTCGGCACGGGCACGACCGGGGCGGTCGCCAAGCGCCTGGGCCGGCGCTTCATCGGGATCGAGCGGGAGTCCGCCTACGCGGCGGCGGCCCGCGCCCGGATCGCCGCGGTCGAGCCCCTCTCGACGGCGGCCCTGCTCACCGCCCCGGCCAAGCGGGCGGAGCCGCGGGTGCCCTTCCTGAACCTGATCGAGGCCGGGCTGATCGCGCCGGGCAGCCAGCTCACCGACGAGCGGCGGCGCTTCCGGGCCCTGGTGCGGCCCGACGGCACGCTCAGCGTCGGGCCGGCCTGCGGCTCGATCCACAAGATCGGCGCCCTGGTCCAGGGCCTCCCGGCCTGCAATGGCTGGACCTTCTGGCACACGGAGCGCGGCGGCCGGCTCGTCGTGATCGATGCCCTGAGGGCCCAGATCCGCGCCGGCCTGGAGACGGCGGCCTGA
- a CDS encoding MBL fold metallo-hydrolase: MLRSTMTTRRAVLAGAAGALLLPRDGRARMPLGQPQAPYYYRFMLGEAECTVVSDGLLPLGDPRAAFVNIDKDEIARELRESFLPASAATLEQNVLVVNFGDRAVLFDTGMGTDTLFGTTTGKLLTTLRQAGIDPAQIDAVVMSHAHIDHCGGLVADDGTPNFPNAQYYIGQADFEYWTDDSKVPAAYPARGNFLAQARKNLLPLRDRLHFYRDHEQILPGVTALAAPGHTVSHTIFMIESGGKSLCYIGDLAHHPVLLLERPRTQFAYDTDPVQSAESRVRMLTMLAANRVPLLAYHFAWPGIGHVARQGDGFRYVPAPIQMQGVGAL; the protein is encoded by the coding sequence ATGCTTCGTTCCACGATGACCACCCGCCGCGCCGTCCTGGCCGGGGCGGCCGGGGCCCTGCTGCTGCCGCGCGACGGGCGGGCCAGGATGCCGCTCGGCCAGCCGCAGGCGCCGTACTACTACCGCTTCATGCTCGGCGAGGCCGAGTGCACGGTCGTGTCGGACGGGCTGCTCCCGCTCGGCGACCCCAGGGCCGCCTTCGTCAACATCGACAAGGACGAGATCGCGCGCGAGCTGCGGGAATCCTTCCTGCCCGCCTCCGCGGCGACGCTGGAGCAGAACGTCCTGGTGGTGAATTTCGGCGACCGCGCCGTGCTGTTCGACACCGGGATGGGCACCGACACGCTGTTCGGCACCACCACCGGCAAGCTCCTGACCACGCTGCGCCAAGCCGGGATCGACCCGGCCCAGATCGACGCGGTCGTGATGAGCCACGCCCATATCGACCATTGCGGCGGGCTGGTCGCCGACGACGGCACTCCCAATTTCCCCAACGCGCAATACTATATCGGCCAAGCCGACTTCGAGTACTGGACCGACGACTCCAAGGTGCCGGCGGCCTATCCGGCCCGAGGCAACTTCCTCGCGCAGGCGCGCAAGAACCTGCTGCCGCTGCGCGATCGGCTGCACTTCTACAGGGACCACGAGCAGATCCTGCCGGGAGTCACCGCCCTGGCGGCGCCCGGGCACACGGTCAGCCACACGATCTTCATGATCGAGTCCGGCGGCAAGTCGCTGTGCTACATCGGCGATCTGGCCCACCACCCGGTGCTGCTGCTGGAGCGGCCGCGCACCCAATTCGCGTACGACACCGATCCGGTCCAGTCGGCGGAGAGCCGGGTGCGGATGCTGACGATGCTGGCGGCCAACCGGGTGCCCCTGCTCGCCTACCACTTCGCGTGGCCCGGCATCGGCCACGTCGCCCGGCAGGGGGATGGGTTCCGCTACGTCCCGGCCCCGATCCAGATGCAGGGCGTGGGCGCCCTCTGA
- a CDS encoding CsbD family protein, producing the protein MDKDRIEGSATNVGGKIKEGAGKLTGDEKLRSEGVADQVKGKVQNVVGGIKDAIKGR; encoded by the coding sequence ATGGACAAGGATCGCATCGAAGGATCGGCCACGAATGTCGGCGGCAAGATCAAGGAAGGCGCCGGAAAGCTGACCGGGGACGAGAAGCTGCGCAGCGAGGGCGTCGCCGATCAGGTCAAGGGCAAGGTCCAGAACGTCGTCGGCGGCATCAAGGACGCCATCAAGGGCCGGTGA
- a CDS encoding septal ring lytic transglycosylase RlpA family protein — MSSGRAVRRPVALYLGGALALAGLGEIGTVSEAAAQSGRASWYGSGQRTASGERFNPNGLTAAHRSLPFGTRVRVTNTANGRSVVVRINDRGPFAGGRIIDLSRGSARAIGMGGVTHVALQRLD; from the coding sequence ATGAGCAGCGGACGAGCCGTGCGTCGACCGGTGGCGTTGTATCTCGGTGGGGCGCTGGCCCTGGCGGGGCTGGGGGAGATCGGGACCGTCTCCGAGGCCGCGGCCCAGTCCGGCCGGGCCTCCTGGTACGGCTCCGGCCAGCGCACGGCGAGCGGCGAGCGCTTCAATCCCAACGGCCTCACGGCGGCCCACCGCAGCCTGCCCTTCGGCACCCGCGTGCGGGTGACGAACACCGCCAACGGCCGCTCCGTCGTGGTGCGCATCAACGACCGCGGCCCCTTCGCGGGCGGGCGGATCATCGACCTCAGCCGCGGCTCCGCGCGGGCCATCGGCATGGGCGGCGTCACCCACGTGGCGCTCCAGCGGCTCGACTGA
- a CDS encoding porin, whose amino-acid sequence MRLVKSLLLGSAAGLTVVAGAQAADLPVKKAAPVEYVRICSAYGAGFFYIPGTDTCLRVGGRARFEATYVQPLIRGDTVGYRGLGRLNLDARTQTGYGTLRAFVRFELASRTGGFLKSGTQERIANAFAATGVDTNARVQQFVNVDKAFIQFAGLTAGRAASFYDFYAHDFEINAVSLGSDVASTNLLAYTATFGEGFSATISMEDSNFRKNPIFGNITVGVTPTVNLAPVLTPGQGLGFANLDAIQRSRLPDFVGVLRYDAAWGSAQISAAVHELNTGNYVTTGPLNGAAVAINRPQTEYGWAVQGGLKVNLPFIAAGDSLYLQGSYGEGTTVYTGLPAYNGTYTLTGSATAGIFNQYYADAIVDPVTGRLSLSDSWTVVGSYLHYWAPEWRSAFIGSYGEISYNRAARINSALLNVGGLPNPGTALGLARLALSPVLRDSNQIVAGASLIWSPVKDLDIGVEGLYVRQALNNGRIIDPNKGAVIAAAVQANTATAAQLATAPTINSQDTFQVRMRVQRDF is encoded by the coding sequence ATGAGGCTCGTTAAGAGCTTACTGCTCGGGTCCGCGGCTGGTCTGACGGTCGTGGCTGGGGCACAGGCGGCCGATCTGCCGGTCAAGAAGGCGGCTCCGGTTGAGTACGTGCGGATCTGCTCGGCCTACGGCGCGGGCTTCTTCTACATCCCGGGCACCGATACCTGCCTGCGCGTCGGCGGCCGCGCCCGCTTCGAGGCGACCTACGTCCAGCCCCTGATCCGCGGCGACACGGTCGGCTATCGCGGCCTCGGCCGCCTGAACCTCGATGCCCGCACGCAGACCGGCTACGGCACCCTGCGCGCCTTCGTCCGCTTCGAGCTCGCCAGCCGCACCGGCGGCTTCTTGAAGTCCGGCACCCAGGAGCGCATCGCGAACGCCTTCGCCGCCACCGGCGTCGACACCAACGCCCGCGTCCAGCAGTTCGTGAACGTCGACAAGGCCTTCATCCAGTTCGCCGGCCTCACCGCCGGTCGCGCGGCCTCGTTCTACGACTTCTACGCCCACGACTTCGAAATCAACGCCGTCTCGCTCGGCTCGGACGTCGCCTCGACGAACCTGCTCGCCTACACGGCGACGTTCGGCGAGGGCTTCTCGGCCACGATCTCGATGGAAGATTCGAACTTCCGCAAGAATCCCATTTTCGGGAACATCACCGTTGGCGTAACTCCGACCGTGAACTTGGCTCCGGTGCTAACTCCGGGGCAAGGCCTGGGATTTGCCAATCTCGACGCTATCCAGCGGTCGCGCCTTCCTGACTTCGTGGGCGTTCTCCGCTACGACGCCGCATGGGGTTCGGCGCAGATCTCTGCGGCCGTTCACGAGCTCAATACGGGCAACTACGTCACAACTGGACCGCTCAACGGTGCCGCTGTTGCGATCAACCGTCCCCAAACCGAGTACGGGTGGGCGGTTCAGGGTGGCCTCAAGGTCAACCTGCCCTTTATCGCCGCGGGCGACTCGCTCTACCTGCAGGGCTCCTACGGTGAAGGCACCACGGTCTACACTGGCCTGCCTGCTTACAACGGGACCTACACCCTCACGGGCAGTGCGACTGCTGGCATCTTCAATCAGTATTATGCTGACGCCATCGTCGACCCTGTGACCGGCAGGCTCTCGCTCTCTGACAGCTGGACGGTCGTCGGTTCGTACCTCCACTACTGGGCTCCGGAGTGGCGGTCGGCCTTCATCGGTAGCTACGGCGAGATTAGCTACAATCGGGCAGCTCGCATCAACAGTGCGCTGCTGAACGTCGGCGGCCTGCCGAACCCGGGAACGGCGCTTGGCCTCGCGCGCCTTGCGCTCAGCCCGGTTCTGCGCGACTCCAACCAGATCGTCGCGGGCGCAAGCCTGATCTGGTCGCCGGTGAAGGATCTCGATATCGGCGTCGAGGGGCTGTACGTCCGGCAGGCTCTGAACAACGGTCGCATCATCGACCCGAACAAGGGCGCTGTCATCGCTGCGGCCGTCCAGGCGAACACGGCAACGGCGGCTCAGCTTGCCACCGCGCCGACCATCAACAGCCAGGACACGTTCCAGGTCCGCATGCGCGTCCAGCGCGACTTCTGA